In Sander lucioperca isolate FBNREF2018 chromosome 12, SLUC_FBN_1.2, whole genome shotgun sequence, one DNA window encodes the following:
- the zgc:136971 gene encoding S9 family peptidase isoform X2: MQHGGAGKMGQRTQMDPRQVTGVYGELSGLPAPVFAHVSEEQLPELRTYTVTAEWSQSDLVRGSRLCYSQQWTLIADSNNHQSIRTVLPPGPCVPVSGELLSGLSPIRALRAVVRETSGHQLLEIWDRHGLRKCLNLTALNKHGRVYDDAQFGCLSWSECENKLLYVAEKSKNTSIETHDGESACRKDRSVYCEDWGEALTNKSVPVICVVNLQTGSVTVLQGVPPDVSPGQALWAPSSQSVFFVGWYHEPFRLGLRFCSNRRSALFKLDLDGNCEYLSGDNLSVSCPRLSPDGSVLIYLQGRVFGPHNQCLSLRQLDLKSEKTSTLLDVVNRPQTGEFAGVYEALPPCCWSADGQRVVFSSARRNWKDLFMVDRRSNKVTSLSDSLSDLSVYGSWKLLTVQKDLMVVCCSSPNTPPTLRVGFLPSADEAVTWRTLQQPVMTFDFHWTVLDVTPPAEEDNTHYSGLDFGAVLVKPPLYEAKTPLVVFIHGGPHSQFAAEWNCTTAGLARLGFAVLMVNYRGSTGFGQDSILSLIGQIGSQDVKDVQTAVLTALQMDITLDPKRLAVIGGSHGGFLSCHLVGQYPEFYRACAARNPVINAATLLGTSDIVDWRYTSVGLQYSYDQIPTAEALAAMLQKSPITHAAQIKAPVLLMLGARDRRVSPHQGLELYKALKSRASPVRLLWFPEDGHSLSRVDTQADCFLNTVLWLHQHL, translated from the exons ATGCAACATGGAGGCGCTGGTAAAA tggggcagcGGACACAGATGGACCCCAGGCAAGTCACCGGGGTGTACGGAGAGCTCAGCGGTCTCCCTGCGCCTGTTTTTGCTCATGTGAGTGAAGAGCAGCTTCCAGAGCTCCGGACCTACACCGTGACTGCTG AGTGGAGTCAGAGCGACCTGGTCCGGGGCTCCAGACTTTGCTACTCGCAGCAGTGGACTCTGATCGCAGACAGCAACAACCACCAGAGCATCAGGACTGTCCTCCCACCAGGACCCTGTGTACCTGTGTCTGGAGA GTTACTGAGTGGACTCTCTCCCATTCGAGCCCTGAGGGCTGTTGTCAGGGAAACAAGTGGCCACCAGCTCCTCGAG ATATGGGACCGCCACGGCCTCAGGAAATGCCTCAACCTGACTGCTCTCAACAAACACGGCCGAGTGTACGATGACG cACAGTTTGGCTGTCTGTCATGGTCGGAGTGTGAGAACAAACTGCTGTATGTAGCTGAGAAGAGCAAGAACACATCAATAGAAACACATGATGGGGAATCTGCATGCAGGAAG GACAGGAGTGTGTACTGCGAAGACTGGGGCGAGGCTTTGACCAATAAGAGCGTCCCGGTGATTTGTGTTGTGAATCTGCAGACTGGCTCTGTCACTGTGCTGCAGGGCGTCCCGCCCGACGTCTCACCTGGACAG GCTCTGTGGGCTCCCAGCAGTCAGTCAGTGTTTTTTGTTGGTTGGTACCACGAACCCTTCAGACTCGGACTGAGGTTCTGCTCCAACCGCAG GTCAGCGTTATTTAAACTCGACCTGGATGGAAACTGTG AGTATCTGTCTGGGGACAACCTGTCGGTGTCCTGTCCCAGGCTGAGTCCAGATGGGTCCGTGCTGATCTACCTGCAGGGTCGAGTGTTTGGTCCTCACAACCAGTGCCTCAGTCTGCGTcag TTAGACCTGAAGAGCGAGAAGACATCCACACTGCTGGATGTTGTTAACAGACCACAGACTG GGGAGTTTGCAGGTGTGTATGAAGCTCTGCCGCCCTGCTGCTGGTCTGCAGATGGTCAGAGAGTGGTGTTCAGCAGCGCTCGCAGAAACTGGAAG gatcTCTTTATGGTTGACCGAAGATCAAACAAAGTTACCTCCCTCTCTGATA GTCTCTCTGATCTCTCAGTTTATGGCAGCTGGAAGCTGCTGACAGTCCAGAAGGACCTGATGGTCGTCTGCTGCTCAAGCCCTAACACACCTCCCACTCTG AGGGTGGGTTTTCTCCCCTCAGCAGATGAGGCTGTGACCTGGCGAACCCTGCAGCAGCCCGTCATGACATTTGACTTCCACTGGACAGTTCTAGATGTTACACCTCCAGCAGAGGAGGACAACACACACTACT ctGGTTTAGACTTCGGGGCTGTCCTGGTTAAACCGCCCCTCTATGAAGCCAAGACACCTCTGGTCGTCTTCATCCATG GTGGCCCCCACTCCCAGTTCGCAGCAGAATGGAATTGCACCACAGCTGGACTGGCTAGACTCGGCTTCGCTGTGCTCATGG TGAACTACCGGGGATCCACAGGGTTCGGCCAAGACAGCATTTTGTCCCTGATTGGTCAGATCGGAAGCCAGGATGTTAAAGATGTGCAG ACGGCGGTGCTCACTGCGCTGCAGATGGACATCACCCTTGACCCCAAACGActggctgtgattggtggttCTCACGGGGGTTTCCTGTCTTGTCATCTGGTTGGTCAGTACCCAGAGTTCTACAGAGCTTGTGCTGCCAGGAACCCTGTCATTAATGCTGCTACTTTATTGGGCACCAGTGACATAGTAGACTG GCGTTACACCAGTGTGGGGCTTCAATACTCATATGACCAGATACCCACTGCTGAAGCCCTGGCTGCCATGTTACAGAAGTCACCCATCACACATGCTGCTCAG ATCAAGGCTCCAGTCTTACTAATGCTGGGGGCCAGAGACAGGCGAGTGTCTCCTCACCAGGGTCTCGAGCTCTACAAAGCACTGAAGAGCAGAGCTTCACCTGTCAG ACTGTTGTGGTTTCCAGAAGACGGACATTCTCTGTCCAGAGTGGACACACAGGCCGACTGCTTCCTCAACACAGTGCTGTGGCTGCACCAGCatctctga
- the zgc:136971 gene encoding S9 family peptidase isoform X1, giving the protein MEALVKRTQMDPRQVTGVYGELSGLPAPVFAHVSEEQLPELRTYTVTAEWSQSDLVRGSRLCYSQQWTLIADSNNHQSIRTVLPPGPCVPVSGELLSGLSPIRALRAVVRETSGHQLLEIWDRHGLRKCLNLTALNKHGRVYDDAQFGCLSWSECENKLLYVAEKSKNTSIETHDGESACRKDRSVYCEDWGEALTNKSVPVICVVNLQTGSVTVLQGVPPDVSPGQALWAPSSQSVFFVGWYHEPFRLGLRFCSNRRSALFKLDLDGNCEYLSGDNLSVSCPRLSPDGSVLIYLQGRVFGPHNQCLSLRQLDLKSEKTSTLLDVVNRPQTGEFAGVYEALPPCCWSADGQRVVFSSARRNWKDLFMVDRRSNKVTSLSDSLSDLSVYGSWKLLTVQKDLMVVCCSSPNTPPTLRVGFLPSADEAVTWRTLQQPVMTFDFHWTVLDVTPPAEEDNTHYSGLDFGAVLVKPPLYEAKTPLVVFIHGGPHSQFAAEWNCTTAGLARLGFAVLMVNYRGSTGFGQDSILSLIGQIGSQDVKDVQTAVLTALQMDITLDPKRLAVIGGSHGGFLSCHLVGQYPEFYRACAARNPVINAATLLGTSDIVDWRYTSVGLQYSYDQIPTAEALAAMLQKSPITHAAQIKAPVLLMLGARDRRVSPHQGLELYKALKSRASPVRLLWFPEDGHSLSRVDTQADCFLNTVLWLHQHL; this is encoded by the exons ATGGAGGCGCTGGTAAAA cGGACACAGATGGACCCCAGGCAAGTCACCGGGGTGTACGGAGAGCTCAGCGGTCTCCCTGCGCCTGTTTTTGCTCATGTGAGTGAAGAGCAGCTTCCAGAGCTCCGGACCTACACCGTGACTGCTG AGTGGAGTCAGAGCGACCTGGTCCGGGGCTCCAGACTTTGCTACTCGCAGCAGTGGACTCTGATCGCAGACAGCAACAACCACCAGAGCATCAGGACTGTCCTCCCACCAGGACCCTGTGTACCTGTGTCTGGAGA GTTACTGAGTGGACTCTCTCCCATTCGAGCCCTGAGGGCTGTTGTCAGGGAAACAAGTGGCCACCAGCTCCTCGAG ATATGGGACCGCCACGGCCTCAGGAAATGCCTCAACCTGACTGCTCTCAACAAACACGGCCGAGTGTACGATGACG cACAGTTTGGCTGTCTGTCATGGTCGGAGTGTGAGAACAAACTGCTGTATGTAGCTGAGAAGAGCAAGAACACATCAATAGAAACACATGATGGGGAATCTGCATGCAGGAAG GACAGGAGTGTGTACTGCGAAGACTGGGGCGAGGCTTTGACCAATAAGAGCGTCCCGGTGATTTGTGTTGTGAATCTGCAGACTGGCTCTGTCACTGTGCTGCAGGGCGTCCCGCCCGACGTCTCACCTGGACAG GCTCTGTGGGCTCCCAGCAGTCAGTCAGTGTTTTTTGTTGGTTGGTACCACGAACCCTTCAGACTCGGACTGAGGTTCTGCTCCAACCGCAG GTCAGCGTTATTTAAACTCGACCTGGATGGAAACTGTG AGTATCTGTCTGGGGACAACCTGTCGGTGTCCTGTCCCAGGCTGAGTCCAGATGGGTCCGTGCTGATCTACCTGCAGGGTCGAGTGTTTGGTCCTCACAACCAGTGCCTCAGTCTGCGTcag TTAGACCTGAAGAGCGAGAAGACATCCACACTGCTGGATGTTGTTAACAGACCACAGACTG GGGAGTTTGCAGGTGTGTATGAAGCTCTGCCGCCCTGCTGCTGGTCTGCAGATGGTCAGAGAGTGGTGTTCAGCAGCGCTCGCAGAAACTGGAAG gatcTCTTTATGGTTGACCGAAGATCAAACAAAGTTACCTCCCTCTCTGATA GTCTCTCTGATCTCTCAGTTTATGGCAGCTGGAAGCTGCTGACAGTCCAGAAGGACCTGATGGTCGTCTGCTGCTCAAGCCCTAACACACCTCCCACTCTG AGGGTGGGTTTTCTCCCCTCAGCAGATGAGGCTGTGACCTGGCGAACCCTGCAGCAGCCCGTCATGACATTTGACTTCCACTGGACAGTTCTAGATGTTACACCTCCAGCAGAGGAGGACAACACACACTACT ctGGTTTAGACTTCGGGGCTGTCCTGGTTAAACCGCCCCTCTATGAAGCCAAGACACCTCTGGTCGTCTTCATCCATG GTGGCCCCCACTCCCAGTTCGCAGCAGAATGGAATTGCACCACAGCTGGACTGGCTAGACTCGGCTTCGCTGTGCTCATGG TGAACTACCGGGGATCCACAGGGTTCGGCCAAGACAGCATTTTGTCCCTGATTGGTCAGATCGGAAGCCAGGATGTTAAAGATGTGCAG ACGGCGGTGCTCACTGCGCTGCAGATGGACATCACCCTTGACCCCAAACGActggctgtgattggtggttCTCACGGGGGTTTCCTGTCTTGTCATCTGGTTGGTCAGTACCCAGAGTTCTACAGAGCTTGTGCTGCCAGGAACCCTGTCATTAATGCTGCTACTTTATTGGGCACCAGTGACATAGTAGACTG GCGTTACACCAGTGTGGGGCTTCAATACTCATATGACCAGATACCCACTGCTGAAGCCCTGGCTGCCATGTTACAGAAGTCACCCATCACACATGCTGCTCAG ATCAAGGCTCCAGTCTTACTAATGCTGGGGGCCAGAGACAGGCGAGTGTCTCCTCACCAGGGTCTCGAGCTCTACAAAGCACTGAAGAGCAGAGCTTCACCTGTCAG ACTGTTGTGGTTTCCAGAAGACGGACATTCTCTGTCCAGAGTGGACACACAGGCCGACTGCTTCCTCAACACAGTGCTGTGGCTGCACCAGCatctctga